DNA sequence from the Vicia villosa cultivar HV-30 ecotype Madison, WI linkage group LG3, Vvil1.0, whole genome shotgun sequence genome:
CTGTAGTTTCAGAATCGGAAGACGAAGAAGTTCTATCTATTCAGTCCCagcagtcagattctgagcctgaaacgATGGCAGCTGacccacctcctccagagaggcttttaggagattatggaagagctaatgcaccgcttggaagaatggccatcgtaaatcaaccggtcaacgtggcacacttccaactacatccttcaactatccgacagttagagagcaagccgtttgcgggaagaatcaatgaagatgcaaataagcatctacagagattcctcaccagAACAACATCATTAAAGAtcgaaggccattctgaagaagccaagagactcgtgatgttcccattcactttatccgaagacgcggaagagtggttttactcacttccagctggaagcatcacaacatggcaacagatggaaaccgccttcttgaatgagtatttccctgcttcagtcttcattcgaaaaagatatgatattgtaaatttcaagcagaaagaaggggaatcgctgggagatgcatacaaaaggttcaagaggtgtttgaTGGCTTGtcccactcataacatggacccaaccgagcaaatgcagacttttgttaatggtctccgacttaagacaaaacagcttatcgatactgctgccggtggctcaactaatttttcaacagccactggtatcaagagaatcatagaagctattgccgctaatgagcacattgagttatatgaccgtgcaatgagccaactggaaggtaaaattgatttgaagcttgctgatcaggtagtcAAAATGGAAGAACAGATTGCGGCTAAAGtggaaagaagattgaagaagatgaatattggtAAACAGAAAGTAGCACAAGTTGAGCGAGGCACCTCAgttgtttgtgaaatatgtagtggaccacattttgctatgcattgtgtggcaacgcaagaacaggtggaacaaattcatatgttgaggcaaaataatccatatgccaatacatataatccaggatggaaaaatcatcctaacttcgcatggaaggatcaacaaggaaactttcaaaagcaaggatcaacTCAATTTCAAGTTCCAGCTCAGACACAACAATACAGACCTCCTCAACAACAAACTCCATATTAGCAACAATTCcaacaccatccacaacagttccaaactcaaggtcaacaacgGGTACCGAAGAAAGCAGATTGGGAAATCGCTATTGAAAAGATGGCAGCTCAAAATTCTCAATTCCAAAAGGAAACAAGGAGCAATCTGAGGAACACaggagcttcaatcaaaaatctggaaattcaaatgagtcagattgaAAAACAAATGACCAACACTCAACCATATGGTGCTCTACCAAGTGCTACGGTTACTAATCCCAGAGACAATAATCATGTGAACGCTGTGACAACAAGGAGCAATAAATCAAAAGAAACGCATGAGAAGAACTCTGATGAAGAGGATATGTTGATTGAATTGGATGTGGAGATTAAAGAAAATGAGGTAGTAAGGAAAGAGGTCATAGGTGAAGAAGGTGTAGTCAAAGAAAAAGTTGCTACACCTAAACCAGCGGTTAAACTTCCTTTCCCTACAaggaataagaagaaagaacaacatgagaaaAACTTCGAGAAGTTCTTAGAAatgttcaagaaacttgagctAAATATTCCATTCTTAGAGGCACTGGAGCAAATGCCTACCTATGCGACGTTCatgaaagatatcatctcaaagaaGCGAACAATCGACAGTGAcccgattattctaactgaaacttgtagtgctattttgcagggaatgAAGATCCCTGTTAAAAAGAGAGATCGAGGTTCTGTAACGATTCCATGCACAATTGGTgataggtctttcaagaaagctctGATCGATTTGGGAGTAAGTGTGAGTCTTATGCCATTATCCATTTACAAAAGATTGAGAATAGGTAAAGTATAGGATACACGAATGACACTTCAGTTTGCTGACCAATCAGTTAAAAGACCCTACAGAGTGGTAGAAGACGTGTTGGTGAAAATCAACAAGTTCGtatttccggtagattttgttattctagagatgcccgaagatgaggagataccaatcattttggGGAGACCATTTCTAGAGACCGGGAGATGCTTGATCGACATAGAAGAAGGTACAATGActttgaaagtttatgatgaagaattgaagattgatgtgtgaaacactatgaagtacaaggatgatgttgccacgagtcaacacattgaggtaattgaacaaatttgtgatgaagaaaacTCTTTGACAACACAGAAGTTACCCTTAGAGAGAGTTTTGAGTCTATCAATCTTCGAAGAGGAGGAGGTAATTGATAAAAAAGACAGtgaagttttagccatgatggaGACATCATTTGTCAAAAATTCTCGCCACAACCGATGGGAGGACCTAAGGCAACCGTTAGTGGAGGGAAGtaaagatgaaccaaagaagggggctgaattAAAGCAATTACCGGAGAATCTCAAATACGTCTTTTTAGACACTGAAAGTAAGTGCCCGGCTATCATAAGTTCTCACCTTGAATTCCTTCAAGAAGATAAGCTTGTCAAAGTTCTTAAAAAGCATAAAAGTGCTCTTGGATGGTCAATTGAAgacttgaaaggaataagtccaacactttgcatgcacaaaatcttaatggaagatgatcacaaaccggttgTCCAACCTCAACGACGACTAAATCCAGCGatgaaggaggtggttagaaaggaggtggtaaaacttttggacgcagggatgatctatccaatatctgacagttcatgggtgaTTCCAGTTCATGTGGTGCCTAAGAAAGGTGGAACTACGGTAattaagaatgaaaagaatgagttgattcccacaagaacagttacagggtggagagtctCTATAGATTACCGAAGATTAAATCTGGCAAccagaaaagatcacttcccgttgcctttcatcgaccagatgttagaaaggttagcgggtcatgaCTATTACTGTTTCCTCAATGGAtactcggggtataatcagatagctgttgcaccagaagaccaagagaagaccgcatttacatgcccttttggtatttttgcctacagaagaatgccattcgggttatgtaatgcgtCGGccacatttcagagatgcatgcaaTCTATTTTTGCAGATATGCTTGAGAAacatatggaagtattcatggatgatttctcggtttttggtaagtcttttgataattgtttaactaaccttgctcttgttttagaaagatgtcaacagaccaacttaatcctccactaggagaagtgccatttcatggtacgtgaaggtatagttttgggtcacaaaatttctcataaaggaatagaagttgaccaagcgAAAATAGAAGTCATAGCAAAATTGCCTCCTCCCATGAATgaaaaaggtattcgaagtttcttagggcatgcgggtttttaccgtagATTCATAAGAGACTTCTCTAAAATTGCAAAACCGTTAACTACACTGTTAGTTAAGGACAAAGCCTTTGTTTTCGATAAAGAGTGTGGCATAGCATTTGATACTATAAAGCaaaaattagtgtcggcaccaattgttgtagccccggattggtctctaccttttgagatcatgtgtgatgccagtgacattgcagtaggggcggttctaggacagcgtagagaaaagttattacatgttatttactacgcaAGTCATGTGCTGAACCCTGCACAAATGAACTATGCAACTACTGAGAAGGAGTTGctagcggttgtttatgcctttgataagtttaggcaatatctgttgggttctagagtcattgtttatactgaccatgctgccttgaagtatctttttgctaaacaggactctaaaccaaggttgctaagatggatcttgctccttcaggagtttgatgtggagattcgtgacaagaaagggtctAAGAACACTGTGGATGACCACT
Encoded proteins:
- the LOC131659979 gene encoding uncharacterized protein LOC131659979 gives rise to the protein MAAQNSQFQKETRSNLRNTGASIKNLEIQMSQIEKQMTNTQPYGALPSATVTNPRDNNHVNAVTTRSNKSKETHEKNSDEEDMLIELDVEIKENEVVRKEVIGEEGVVKEKVATPKPAVKLPFPTRNKKKEQHEKNFEKFLEMFKKLELNIPFLEALEQMPTYATFMKDIISKKRTIDSDPIILTETCSAILQGMKIPVKKRDRGSVTIPCTIGDRSFKKALIDLGVSVSLMPLSIYKRLRIGKV